A region of the Planctomycetaceae bacterium genome:
GCGATTCTTCCAGAGTTCGTTGCCGCCAGCCTGAGTTACGAAGTACACGTCGAGCAATCCGTCACCATCCACGTCGGCCACGGCAAGTCCGTTTCCATGATCGTAGTGGCACGGCTTATGTTCGCGTCCCGCGTCGTCGACAATCCGGTTTCGAAACGTAATCCCGCTTTCGCGACGGCGGTCGGTGAACGAAAAATCGTGGAACACGCTAAACCGGTCCACCGTCGCAAGCTGCGCGTCGCGTCGGCGTTTCAGCCATGACGGATCCAGCAGGTCGGCGTGAATCAGCAGCCGTTCTTCCAGTGTCGTTGCCAGATCCAGCTTTAACCGGTCGATGTCTTCCGCGACACCGGCGTCGTAGATTCCCCGAACGTCTCCTTCGGGATCGATCAGGACAAGTCCGGGGCTGTGCGGGACTGAAGCACCGTCGGCCTGCGCGGTTTCGTCGACCTGCAGTTGAAACCCGACGCTCGACAGTTCCACGACGGCATCTCGCGGGCCGGTCAGAAACTTCCAGTGATCCGGGTCCGCTTTTGCTTTCGCGGCGTACTCGCTCAGAATCTGCGGCGTGTCGTAGTCGGGATCGACCGTGATGCTCAGCATCCGAATATCGTTCCACGCCCGGCTGGTTCTCCATTCCTTTTGAAGCTCCGCCAGCCGCGACGTCTGAGCCTGCGATGTGTTCTCCCCGCGCGTCGTGATGAAGTTCACAATGCAGACTCGGCCGAGGATATTGTCAGAACCATACGGCTGGCCGGTTTGGTCCGTGAACTCGAAGTCAGGCGCGCGCATCAGGATCGGCGGATTGTGCACCTTTTCTTCCGCAACTGCGTTCCCTGTGGACGCCACTGAGTCCACGGGCGTCGTGTCTGACTCGCATCCGCTGAACGCCGCAAGCAGGCAGACGGCGATGACTTTCTTCATGGGGACCTCACTATGCCCGTTCGGTGTTCGGCGTCTGAAATGAGAATCTGCCGCAATGGGGACGACGTCTGGTCCTGTCGACGCTTCGATCGGCGACGATCACGAACCACTGGCGTGACTTTCCGGACACCGACTTCCACGCACAACCACGATTCGCCGCGCAGACACGTCATTGCTGCCGATCCGGCGGTCGATAACCGACGCCGGCGTATTCTATGGCCTGAGGCACGAACAAGTCATCAAAGTCCGGATCGGAGGCGTTGAGCGTATTCGCCGCCGCGTCGATGGTTCCCCGCAGATCGCTGGTGCTTCCGCCCAGAAAGCAGCCCTTCACTCCGGCCCCGTCAAGGATGTCAAGTTCGTAGCGATGTTCCGGCGATATGCCGCCTTCCTTTGTGTTCTTCCAGAAGATGCAGTTTGTGTAGGAATTGCCGGTGCCCTTGTCGTCGGCACCGTTCCAGTTGCCGGTAAAGGTACAGCGGTCGACGGTTACCTGCGAATTGGGAAACACGGTCAGAGCGCCGCAGCCGTGTTCTTCGTTGTACGGATTGTCCGCGCCGCCGATGTAGTTTTCGCCCGTGTTCGAAACGTTGCCGACGAACAGACAGTTGCTGATCGTCGCCGAACTTCCCACCAGAACATCCACCGCGGATCCCGTGATCTGACAGCGGTTGTTTCGAAACACGCAGTCCCTGATCGTCACCGAATCCTGATTGAAACCGGCATGTTCGATGGAGATTCCTCCACCGCAGGGGCTGGTGTAGTTGTCGACGATTTCCAGGTGTTCGATCGTCGGATAGGAACGTCCGAACACTTTGATGCCTCCGCCGTCGGCATAGAAGAACAGTCCCTTTGTCAGCATCGGATCGAGAGGTTCCGGCTCGACGGAACCGGCTCCTTCCGTCGTCGTGACGAAGTTGTTGGCTCCCGTGACCCTGAAGCCGCGGACGACCGTGCGGCCCGTGATGCCGTCGCCGAAATAGATGACGTGGTTGACGACCGCCGGGTAACCGGCCGCTGACTTGTCCGCAATTTCCGGGTTTTGCGCCG
Encoded here:
- a CDS encoding right-handed parallel beta-helix repeat-containing protein; this encodes MTLSSGTFLSCAVGLCLLAGCEGDAAPGRFPAMSPGDDGIYHVHPGESIQAAIEAAARDSAHKTVKVHAGTYRPSRAGQALIWFNRSHDGVILEAEGEVVLTAQNPEIADKSAAGYPAVVNHVIYFGDGITGRTVVRGFRVTGANNFVTTTEGAGSVEPEPLDPMLTKGLFFYADGGGIKVFGRSYPTIEHLEIVDNYTSPCGGGISIEHAGFNQDSVTIRDCVFRNNRCQITGSAVDVLVGSSATISNCLFVGNVSNTGENYIGGADNPYNEEHGCGALTVFPNSQVTVDRCTFTGNWNGADDKGTGNSYTNCIFWKNTKEGGISPEHRYELDILDGAGVKGCFLGGSTSDLRGTIDAAANTLNASDPDFDDLFVPQAIEYAGVGYRPPDRQQ